One window from the genome of Cryptomeria japonica chromosome 6, Sugi_1.0, whole genome shotgun sequence encodes:
- the LOC131037483 gene encoding floral homeotic protein APETALA 1 C-like, whose protein sequence is MGKKKIPITFVEDPVKHKIHFHKRMHGLFKKFHELSVLYGDPMCMIVEDENKNSYCYKTDSGRHAKLIAAEYDKLNVSDKVKVYNPATRTFHNKLKVVRELEDHDQGMIALQNATAEVATVLHGIEEVQLHGDSNLHFAHPGNEDDFSVEWLENFLLSEVEDKDGHNPSVPT, encoded by the coding sequence ATGGGAAAGAAAAAGATTCCCATTACTTTCGTTGAAGATCCAGTGAAACACAAAATTCATTTCCATAAGAGGATGCATGGACTTTTCAAAAAGTTTCATGAACTATCTGTTCTTTACGGAGATCCGATGTGTATGATTgttgaagatgaaaataaaaattcatattgCTATAAAACTGATTCAGGAAGACATGCCAAGCTCATTGCTGCTGAATACGACAAGCTCAACGTATCAGATAAGGTGAAGGTTTACAATCCAGCAACAAGAACCTTTCATAACAAGCTTAAAGTTGTCCGTGAATTGGAAGACCATGATCAAGGGATGATTGCACTACAAAATGCAACCGCTGAAGTAGCTACAGTTCTTCATGGCATCGAGGAAGTACAACTGCATGGTGATAGTAATCTTCATTTTGCACATCCAGGGAATGAAGATGATTTCTCTGTGGAATGGCTTGAAAATTTTCTTTTGTCTGAAGTTGAGGACAAGGATGGACATAATCCCTCTGTTCCTACATAA